The Anser cygnoides isolate HZ-2024a breed goose chromosome 20, Taihu_goose_T2T_genome, whole genome shotgun sequence genome contains the following window.
GAGGTCTGTGGAAGTCAAATGAGTggaatttttctctcttttttttttttttttccaaaggcacACAGGACAAGGCTTTATCCTGTGATTCTATATATACAACCAGATTATCTATtctttctgaaggaagaaaaccccaaaccgtttggcattttcttttctccagtgaAAGATCGAAGAACACaactaaactgaaaacaaaaaacccacctaGCACAGAAGGCAGCACTCATTAAGCTACAGATCTAACCGTTTCCAAAAATCCCAGCCCGTAACCTCTTGATACTTCTGGTGAGCTGGGAATTTTTGCTTCTAATGCACAGAACTGCTGACTTCGAAACACACGGGCTTTAAGGATGTTCTCCGGCAGCTGGAGGAGCCCTGCCAAAGCGGCTTTACCCGTGCAGAGGTTTGGCAGCAGACCCTGCagcttccttccccttccctacCAAGCGCCCAGCAGACAGGAGCACACTGCCCCGGGGGCAGGGGGAAActggggcttggggctggggcttGCTTTTAATTAGGGTTAAATAACGGGCGATAGCAAGATACAGTACACCCTACGCTCTCGAGATATAAAAACATCCACTGGAGGAATAAAATCACCTCCTGGATTTCCAGCACAGCCTTCAGATCATTGTCCTTAATCTCCGGGATGAAGGCAGAACTGCAGAGGGgggtggctgtgctgggggaaggCAGCACCCCCGGCTGGGGGGGCCCCGGTTCTGCCGCTGCATGGGGCAGTGTGCCCACTGAGCCCGGGGGCGCTGGAGCCCGACCTTCGTGGAAAAAAGCTTGCAGAAGGCGAGCGAGCACCAGTGCGGGTTTCAGAGCAGCTCCGCGCACTGCATCTGCCCGTCGGATTTACTGTGATCACTGCAAGGCTGGTTTAAGACCCTCTCAGAGAAAGCTGCTGAAGTTTGCAGAATCAGTTATGGCACGAAAAATCcgagacaaaggaaaatgctcGGAACGGAGAGTTTACACGAGCCCTGGGTCCGGCCCCCCCGGCTTGGGGACAGCACTTAGCCGCGGCGCCTTTCTGCCCCCAGTAGCAGTATTTTAACACATGAGCCAGAGAGAACGCCAGACCCTACCAAGGGTAACTtcactttaataaataaaaaataacccagGCAGCCGCTATCAGTTAGAGATATTAATCTACTTTTTTCCAGattgaaaaatgtaaatcaagCAGAGCTGCCTCGAGCCAATTTGCAGCTCGCACTGTGAAAATAACCTGCACCACTTGATGTTTTTAAGAAGTCTCACATAAAATGTAAATGGGTACAAAATGAATATTCcagatacaaaataaatactggTGGCTTTGTGCTGCGTTATGGTGAGTGCTTTTcactcctgcctgcccctgcaAACCCACCGTTGATCAGACAGGAGCCGTTCTGGGCAATCCCTGAAATTAAGATTCCCTCTGCAAACCGAAGACAAAACCCTGCTACTCACCCAGAGATAAGAGGCCAGAGGGAAGGGACTGCTGGTTTGGATTGATTGCGCTGCCGTACCTCCTTTTTACGGAAAGAGCTTTGCAGGTGTAAATGAGGCTGCAGGTAAGGGACGTGGCACACAGGGCACCTCACCCACACAGCTACACTGGGGGAAAACAGGCAACTGCCACGCTGTGGGGGCAGcaaaaaggatctgggggtgcttcCCGAAGGGGACTGTAGCTCTTCACACCAGATTTGATGCGGACACTGCAGCACGGccgctctgccctgccctttgcccagccctgcagcacggGGACCCCCGCAAGCTGAAGAGCACCACCTCCCACCCCAACGCCCCTACGTCCCTCACAGAGCAGCCCTGAATTCTCCAGGGACTGTAAATTGCCCCCAAACCCGAAAATAAAGATGCATGAAAGGACCAAGCAAAATTgattccttctcctccttccaaCCGCAGCGTATGACAGCTTAAAACATcccccatttaaaaaaaaaaaacttcgaCAGGTTTTTCAAAGCTTGTTCACTGACACAGATTTAATTTCTATTGCTTTGTAAATCTTATagtgtgatgattttttttttttttaagatctgtgCATCTAAATCAAAATACAATTGCAATGCAGCCCACACCAATCAGGAAGAACACAAGCTGCAGAATTCAATTAAAATGCTAAATTAATTCAATTGAATAAATCCTGTTAATGACACATTTTTCTATCAGCAAATTAAAGGAAacttagaacttttttttttttttaaaaagatgattGGTGATGAATAATCCAGAAAGACACTGCAAGGGCACACAAAGCACACGGCTCCAGCAATGGCGCAAGATGAAGAACGCATTTCAAGAAGAAAAGTATCAGTGATCTCCAGCAATTGCCAAGCCAAGAAAAGTTCCCCCCTTATTACCTGCAACGAGCTCGAGTTTCTCTCCAGGATCTCCCTCTGAGTAGAGTTTTGGGTGGCAGCGGTATCCAATTTGACTGATAAGACTGGCTGGGAGAGCAACTAAATCCCGGCGTATGAGGACACAGGAGCGGTTCTCCAGCGGGATCTGCTCTGGCTTTTCTTGAGCAACTTCAGAATTAAAAGGGAAAGACATTAACACGGATAATTAGGCAGGCACAACGTTAAGAGAAGGTCAGGTTTCAGCTTTTCACAGAGCTCCTGGAGTCACCCCTCCCTCCAGGCCGCTGCCTCGGGTCCGCAGCCCCATGTGGAGGCTCACCGGGCTCTccacgggcagcagcagcctcgcGGTTGTGCCTGGATGCTGCGAGAGGGACTCCTGGAGCCTAATTACACTTTAACTGGTTCTAGGTTAATCATTTATGAAAGTGGGCAGCTCTGCACATCTGCCGTCAGTCTGGAAGTGAAGCATGCAGCGCCGGCTTCCCCGAGCACTCGCAGAAGAAGAGGATGGCAATCCAACAGCGGTCTCTAACACTGGCACTAAACTGCCCGGATTTCATAAATATCTACCTCAGTACTGTAACTGCTTCTCCTGATGTTTTCCCCGCTGAAGTTACGGTCAGGCTTCGCAGGCACACACCGCCCCAGGGACAGTCACCAGCTCACCTCCCTCGCCACGACAAGCGTGACCCCAACCAACAGACCAAAAAGTGGCGTTGAGTGGCGGCTGCAGGACCCAGTTACACGGCTGCCAtttccctgctgccacccctgcagcacctccagagCCCACCACTGCCCATCAGCAAACACCGGTGCTGGAAAGCCCACGCAAATGCTTGAAAGTACAAATCCCAGCAGAACAGGGCTGACACGGGCGTACAAGGACTGCGGATGCACCGggacaggctgggagcagctACAGCTCCTGGGTTTCATCCCAGCAGTACAGCGATCTGTCCTTTCCCCCCAGGAAGGGCTGATAACGTGGCAAGCGCCGTGCACGAAATCAAGTCCAGCTCTATGCTGCGATACCCGTGAATACCGATAAAAGAAAGACCAGCAATTAAGAGCTTCTGAACTCGAGACGTTCCCTCCTCAGGAGGCGACGTGCTCCGCAGCCACGACGCCCTGTGGGCCGTGCTTCCTCTCTGCAGATAAACCGGCCGGTTTTGCAGGCCTGTTGCTGCAGTAACGGCACAAAGGGTCAGTGTTCCAGCCGGGACGTGCCCACCGTATCCAGTTGCTCCCTGCCACCACCGCAGGGGCCGGACCCGTCGGCgccctcctccctgcagcaccaaGACCCTGCGCCGGGGCTGCGAGGGGTGCACGGCTCTTCCCTATGCCCCGCACCGCGCTTCCTTGTGTGACTCAGGACCGATGGCAGCAGCACAACCCACGTGCACACCCTCACGCCCGTGCCCCTCACCATCGCAGCCCCGTTACCCGCACAAAGTGGCCGTGCTCCGTCCTGCTGCCGTGCGGGTTTGCGGGCAGGAGACCTGATGGACCTGTGTGCCCTGACGGGGATGGGCAGAGCGCATCCCATTCGGCACagagcaaacaaaccaaaagcagAGGGGTGCAAATATCCTATTTATaccaggaagaagaaaaacagccagcTCTGCCATCCTTCAGACACTTGGTTCCGGCCACAGAAGCACTACGGCAGCACAAAGGCCCCCgtgaaataaacacaaatgtggagggggagaggaTGAGCAGCTCCTGGGAGGCACCGCAGGAAGCTCCCGGCCAGCGTCCCCCACGTGCTTCTCTGCCACGTACAAACCGAACCAGACTCCATCACGTTCAGATTCCATGGGCCACACACAGCACTTGTTCTGCCGATAAGTCCCAGCAACCTTGGGATGTCCAAGGTCTTTAACAGCAGCAATGGGAGAAAGGCAAACCATGCTGCTGGGGTAAGCGGCTGCCGACAGCTGCCAACAGCTTTCTGTCTTGCATGCACGACCCTGAACCAGCGGGTCACAAGGCAGAGGTGACAATGGGGCCACGTCGGCGCACATGGCTTGTGATAATTGCGATAATTGTGATAAATGCTGAGAGGGAGAGCATGCCTGCTCCCAATCCTCTTTGCACACGCATGGCGTCCACGCTGCCGAGCagaaaaccaccacaaaaccCCACCACGAACAGAAGCAAGATGCTCTGCCCTATTTGTGTGAAACCgcactttaatttatttttttaaaccaatgaCTCAGGTAAGAATTCCCCGAGATATTTATCACCACCTACAAACTAGCAGATCTTAGGCTGCTGAAGAGAAGCTGGGCAGATACCGATGCTCAGGAAGGTTTTTAGAGGCctccagtgatttttttttttttttttgcaggtatGAAGGCTGCAGGTCTCCAGAGGAAGCAATTGCAATCAATACAAACACTTCAGAGCAGAAGGGACAGCCAGAAGGTCCTCACTACTTCTGAGCTAATACTTCtataattgaaaaaataaaaaaataaaaaaataaaacgaaGTCAGGCTTGGGACTGAAATAGCAACGGGTTGCTGTTGTGATCACACCGATGTTCCTTCAGATGGCTGCGCTGGGTAAAACCCgctggcagcaccaggagcaggcagagctgcaggggtgcCGCGTGGCGCCGGCCGTCCATCGCGGCACatgggggctgaggggctgaggggctgacggggctggggggctcctttcgccccacagcacccacccGGTGGTGCCCCGCACCCCTGCGGCCCTGCCCTCCTCAGCTCGGCCTGGCTGAAGAACCGGAGCTCCTCTGGTGCGTTACCAGGCGAGGCCAGGcccacctcctccaccccccGCCGCACGCAACCCACATAAACTCCGCATAAAACCAGGCTGGGGCACCACAGAGCCCAGCGTAGCAATAACGAGGCACACAGGAGGGAAGAGAACAAGCGCTGCATCAGCACTTTTCCTGGAGAAATTTCAAAGAATGAGGTGCCAAACCCGCTTCTTGAAGGAAAAGCGGCTTTTGAGGGAAACAGCGGCGACGCGCGGAAACCCGCACCGGGGAGAGCTGGTGGCAATCCTGCCTCACGAGCACTCCTTGCTTTTGAAGTCAGTTCATCTTAGACACATGGAGCCATGGAGAAGTTAACGTTTCTTCTGGCGAAATCAAATACTTCTCAAAAACAACCCAAAATCTGATCTGAAAAGACCAAGCACGCCTGAACGCACTATTATAATTCGGGCACATCTCTCCTGCCGTCTACAAACCCCTCACTAAACATGCGCACAACCGATTTTTGGAATTCGTCTCGATTCAAGCATTAGCACAAATTCAATGCCGCCAAAGAAAAATTAGCAAAGATTGAGGGCTTTCAGCTCCCCCAGCCAGCAGATAGCCATCGCCGCGCACAGAACAGTTATGTAAAGCCACGGGACACAAGGGACACTTTGGTCCCATGTTCTCAAAGAAAGCAAGTCTGTTTGGCCTCTGTGCGCGGAAGAACAGGATAGTATTCGCTTCTAATTAATGTGTATCTTcggagggcagcagctccttcccttTCAATGGACGGGCAAACAATGCGAAGGATTGTTTGGTGCAGTTTTGTCCTCGACCAAGAAAGCAGCCTACCCGCGGCCTGCAGGAAATCGCTGCAGAGGAAGCAGCGATGGCCGCACGTCGGACGCtgagggattttattttttttcaaatacacacTTTCTTCTGAAACTTGTAGGGATGCTGCAGCTTGTCATGAGCGGTGTGGGGTGGGAAACGtggtgaggctgcagcaggcgcccagcGTCTGCTCCTGGCTCGTGCCCTCCCTGCCACGTCCCAGAACCGCTCCCGAGCCCCCGCTTCCCAGCCTGCGCTCTCCTCTTGGCCATTCGCTGAACATAAACCACACCAGCGGGCAGGGAACGGCAACTTTTCATTTAGGGATGGGAATCTGAGATGCAGAAAGACTGGAGCGATGAACCCTCACCAAAAGCTCACCAAAATCCAGATGACAGAGCCACAAGTCGCGAGCCCACAGCCACCACCACAGCCACCAAATCACCTCCATCCGCTCTGCGCCAACACTTGGATAATTTCCCCCGTTCTCTCCTGAGAAGTTCCTTTCCAAACGGCGGTGCTTTACCAACGTTTGTATCCCGCTagcccattttcccccaaaataccccacCCTAAAAATAGCACCCCCTGGCACGGCGGCCCCTCGGGGAGCCGCTGCCCGGAGCCTGGTGTGCCTGCCCGCACCGGCCGCACACGTGGGCTGGGTGTGCGATGCAGACCCAGCCGGGACAGTTTACATTTTACAAATGGTACATTTATAACAGCGCGCTAGAATGCAGAGATTTGATTTGTGACCTATTTATACAGGGAGGTAATCTGGAATTAGTATAGGAAAAATATTACTGGTTTATAAATACCCCTATCTTGCCTTGCTGCAGACCTCAGCCAGGAGTGAAACATCTGCCAGCCTAAAATTAAACATCTGTGCTTTACGGTGCGGAAACCGGGACCAGTTCACTGCCTAAAAAGGGCAGCGGCTGCCTGACCCCGGGGCTGGctctgtcccctgtccccagcccgggGACGTGCTCCTGTGGCAGGGGGCAGGTTTGTCACCCTCACCAGCACCTCCGCGCCCGCAGCTCGCAGCCCTGAGAAGCCCCCGCGCAAAGCCAGAGCAAAAGCACTCTGGGTAACACCCAGGGCATGCCCTTGGGAGCGCTTTGGTTCCTAAAAAACGCACAAATCCTTTGCTCAGGGCATCCTCCTGCCCACGGCACCAGTGTCTGACCGGCCCCTGGACCGCGCTGCTCCCGGCTGCGCCACGCGCCGGCTCCGCAGCTAACACCAGCTACTTTATTCCGAGCGCAATTAGCTGGCTGCGAGATGTTAATGGGTTCTTCGCTACTGGCTGCGACTTCAATTGTTGCAGCGTTTCTCTTCGTAGCTCAGTTTGGGATACTTCGCAGCCTGCGCCGGAGCCGCTCATTACAGATTCTGGGTTGTTTCTTGCCCTCTTTCCTTACTGTCAGGAATCAGAGGCCAGGAGAGAAAACTATTCTCTCAGCTAATTACCACAACTATTCTATAATGGCTATTTTAGATGAATTTTTAATGAAGCGTGCTCTTGTCAGTTCGGGATTTCATAACTTTCAAGTCCAGCCTTTACATCCCAGCGATTTGCTGCATAAAGATTTCTTCTCCCCTGCAAAGGAGCGCTCGGCGagcgggagggaagggggacCCTCGCCTCGCGCAACCTCACCGCTGCCTGTCAAAATCGAATTAAAGGCATCTGCTAAGCAGCAAGCTGACTGACAGGAACGCAGAAACCACGCCAAGCATCTGCaagtcctgctgcagcccactTCAGAGCAGGCCCACGGCGCTGTAATTAAGAAGgataaaaatactttgcttttgtttaatattttcccCGAGTTGTGCATTCCTCTGATCAGATGCTAGGAGcctcagcagcctccccagcgTCCTCCAGGCCTGTGTTCTCCAGGTCCAGACCAACGTACGGGATCAGGAGCCACGCGGCACGCCACCCATGCTTAAGGTGTGGACTTGCCCTTGCGTTTATCTGCAGCCCCTTCTGCACGCCCTGTGCTTTTTCCTGTGCATGCCACCGCTGCTGCAAGATCCCCGTCGCTGCGCGAGGCTCTCTCCTGCTCCCCCTTCCACCACCCTTTGCCAAGGTCGAGATGTGCTCGTCGCCTCTTGGATCCCAGCCTCGGAGAGCGTTTCTGAATGCAAAAAGGGGGCGAAGAAGAACAGATGAGAAAAGCCCACGGTCGGGACTTGGTGCTGCCCCGGCCAGGCGTGGGCGAAACCCGCGGCTGGGGCCGGCACCAGCACCCAGGCCCAGCGCCGCCGCTGCTGGGCGGGGAGAAAGTGcagaaagagaggggaaaaaaaaaaatctcggAAATTCAGGGCTTAAGCTGCTGTGCTCTTctctggctttgtttttgtttttacaaatggGGCTCCTGGAAACCTTGGCAATCTGTTTTAAgcggctcccccctcccccaggcctTTGTGAGGCTGCGGGCTCTACATGCCAGCAGCAGGATTAGCTGGCTCGCTCTCTTCCATCTTACGGTGTTGTTATTCTGCACCTTTTGAGGGTACAGTTTATCCCGAGTAATTAAAACACAGTTAGCTGTACAAGTCCCAGCCATAATGGAAtagcttagatttttttttttgttgttgtttaatctCTTTTTTGTGTGCCCTGTTTTCCAGGAAGCCTGATACTATAGCTGGCTTATTTAAAACAGGAAACTCCCTTGAAATGTGCTGGTGCGGAAGAGATATTTTAGCAGAAATGTGGGATAGCGCAGCCTCGCCGGGGCTGCTCGGCGCGGGGCAGAGCCACGGCCGGGGCGCTGCCCACCTCGTGCCAGCTCCTGGCGCATCCGAGCGGTCCCAGGCTTCTCcctgcaggagccaggcaggAAAACCTTCCTTCCCCGGGACGACCAGCTCCCACGTGAGGGCTGGACGGCTGAAGCGCTGCCAGCGACGCCCAAGAAAGCTGCTCGCCTTTGCAGTTCTCCAGCTGGAAGCACGCTGGTGGCGCGGCAGCGAGAATCGGGCACCATCGCCCGCCTGGGTAAtagctgcctcctgctccatcccGCGGCTTTGTCCTGCCACAGCCTCCTGGCGTCCTGCAGAAttggttttgttctgctgctaTATAAACTGGCCCCATGACAGAGAAAGGCAAACACAGCGTACAAGGCTATAATCCCATTTCTCTGAAGAATAATGCTCCAAGCGCTCAGCACTGAGGACAAGCCCATATTACTCGCTGCGTGCTCTACAGtgggaaaacacaaaacaaaataaaaacaaaaccagcatgcaaacaaaaacagcctTAATTCTGCTCGGCTCGACACCAGCGTCGGAGTGCcggctgctggcacagccccgtgcccaGCGGGCACCCGGCCGCAAGACACCCCGTCCCCATCTGCCCGGCACGGGTGGCATGGACACTGCTCAGAGCGCGGCGGAGAAAGCAGAGAGGCTTTAGAGGCTCGTTTTCTCAGCAGATATTTGTGATCTTGAAATAGCATCACTGCCACTAGCGTGCCTTCCCCCTTTTGCATAGGGTTTAGGAATTACCGCTCATCTGTTTGCTGCCTGGCAGGCGGACGTGCCGAGGGAAGTTCGGGCTCCTGCTCTTTGGGAAGGGGTGGGACATCGCCAAGCCTCAGGACCAGGCGAAGCAGGCTTTGGGCAGGGGAAAAGGTGGCGTTTGTCAAGTCTTTTCCCTTGCTTAAGAATAAAACCAAACGGCTTTGAGGAAAGCATGCCAGCTCCTCAACAAACGAGTTCAATATTTGCAAAATTAGCCCAGCAATCACAGCAAAGCAGCGGCACGCAGAGGCGGCCCCAGGCTCGGGGCCACCAGACCCAGCGGCTCGCTCAGCCCGTGGAGACGGCCCTGGAAGCACACACAGACAGTCCTGGAAGCACACACAGAcccgagccgccgccgctgGCACCCCTCGGTCCcgcgccccccagccctgcaccatGCCCGGGCAGCAGGACCGGCAGCCTCACCCAGCCAGAGGGGAAAGAGAGGGATTCCAGTTAGTTATGGGCACAGCGGTtctaatacagaaataaaacgTTATCAATTTGCTTTTCCCTGCTCGACTACAATGCGCCAGGCTGCTCTGGCACAGGAAACGGGTGCTACTGCAAGCAGGGGGGAGCAAAGCCtccctgctttcctttctgcagatATCCCTAACGAGCATCTTCTGTGAAGATGATTTATTCGATGACGTTCGGAGGAAGGCAGAAGAACACACTTGCCACTTATTTCAAAGGGCCAGGACAGAGGGAGGGTGCCTCACACCCCACGGCCCAGCCAGGCTGCCTTGGGCTGATGCCGCCCTCCACGGGCGCCCCACAGGCGCCCCACGGgtgccccacagcacaggggatcGGCCGCAGGGACAGGTGCCCACTGCGCGGCGCTCACCAACGGCCTGCTTGGTGGCTGACGAGCCCAGTTTGGGTGACGTAGCCTCTGACCTAAAGTGTCCCAGCTGGGGACACGGCACGTGAGCGGTGGCACCGGGGGACCTGCCCACGCCATACCAGGACAGAGGCTTCCACCGCCCCAGGCTGCTGAGCTCAGATGTCCCCCGGCACCGAGCCCACCGCCGGCGCTGCGCTCTGCAACACATGTGAACGAGCAAAGCGCCTGAAGCCAACAGCCTGACAACAGCCCCCAGCTACCTGCACTGCCTGGAAAAGGACCGAGCGCAAACTTGGGGAGAGCAGAAAACCAAAGGACAGAGACGGTTCGTTACCAGAGTAGCCTCCCGAGGACTTGATGTACATCTGCCCGTACTGCTCCTCCACCATGGTGTCGTACGCCTCGTCGTCTTCCTCGTCCTCCTCGTTGTGGTAGGACGTGGGGCTGTCGGTGGTGGGAATGCTGCTGGCGCCGGGGCTGGTCCGCTCCCCCTGCGAGTACTGCACCTGCTGCACGTTGGGCAGGAGGGTGGCCAGGTTGGGCACCCCGTAGTAGGAGACGCGGGACAGCTTCagcgggccggcggcggggccgccgcctcccgcgCCGTCCCGGGCGGCCGGCTCGAGGGGTCGCTTGGTTGCCAAGCCGGGCACGGCGGCCGCCTGCAGCTCCAGGTTCTCGTGCTTGACGCGGGTGAGGAGCGGGATGGGCATGGAGGGGGACATGACGTAGGGCGCCGAGGCCGACTGCAGCTGGTTGCAGGGGCTCTGCGGCTCCGAGCTGGGGTCTTCGATCATGGCGGTCTGAGAGTCACAGTGGGGAGAGCTCACCTTGAACATCAAGTCTGTCCCTTTCTCCACGATGTGCTGGATCTGCAGGAAGCCCGCCGTGTACATCACCACCAGCTGCTCGCTCGCAGCCATGGTGAGCTTGCCGGTGTAGCAAAAGGAGAGGATCTGCTGGAAGCAAGCGGGGGGCACCGTCCCCGGCAGCTCGAAGGCGTTTTTGCTGTTCCCACTGAACAAGTCTCGGAAGTAGAGGCTGCTGGCGGCCAGCACCGCCCGGTGAGCCTTGAAGGCTTGGCCCTTCACCACGATGGAGACATCGCAGTACAGCCCCAGCAGCCGCTGCTCGTTCAGGCAGCCCAGAACGGTGTTCCCGAAGTTGGGAATCTCTATGTGCAACATCTGCGACATGGCTCAGGATCAGCTGGAGCTCCTCAGACATTCAATGCAGGGATATCCAAAGTAGGGCACATCTGAAAAAGGGAGAAGGCAGGGAGAAAGGAACAGCGTTTTTAGACAGTCCACCGGCACACGCAGAAGCAGAGGAACCAGCCTCGCCGCACATCAAAGGCTCCGAACTCAGCTTAGAGCCAATGCAGAAAAGCAATTGCTTATAAAATCACTTATCGATGTTTCTAAACAATGCTGAAAATGCTATTGGAGGATGGCAAGGGATATTccaaaattcaaatattttcttaaagttgTGGTCTGTTTAAATAAACACCACTGATTTATTCCCCCCGGGGTTTACTTTATGCAGGAAAATCTGAACCGTAATGGGAGAGGAGAGAACAGTAAAGCACACGTAAAATAGACAGACCTTGGGCAGCATTATATaagaaacacaacaacaaccacCGGCGATGTCGAAACTACAGAAAAGATATTTATAAAGCACCGTGCCATTTTGCCTGAAACAAATACAGGATTCTGTCGGAGCAACAGCTCCCATGAAAAAGCACTCCACAAAGCGACCTTCCCATTTGCGCCAGAAAGAGGAAGCGTTTCGACAGTCAACCCCCCTTCCCGACAGAATCACCCCGAACCAAACGGCGCTCGTCTCCAAATTCAGGCAGacgggtgctgcaggagctgcccacCGGCCGCCGGACCCCCCCGGACACGTGCCCTGGGGTTGGGGGTCCCGGCAcagcccggggcagcccccccccccctctttctgtccccccaccccggtaCCTTCCTGCGGCGGGAGCAATTCCGCCTCTCACATCCCAGGGGAAGGCTTGTCCGAACGCGGAGCCGGTGCGCGAGCCCTGCGCGACGCCGAGGCGGTTAATTTTAGTGCATTCTGGGCACTAAAACTCCGGCGAAGCAAAAGCACTGCGTATTCAGCGGCACGCAGCCATagcccaggacccccccaccccatccacCCCCCGCGAGCTCCGTGCCACAGTCCAGGAGATTTAAaatccagccccccccccccccccccaccggccTTCAACACTGCTGAACAAAAACTACGTTTAACTAGTACCGAAAGATCACAAGaccatcattaaaaataataataataataaaaaaagaagttcatcagagaaagattaaaaaaaataaataaatctgttccGAAAAGAGAATAAGCCACAAAGAGCTGCTCTGTTCCCAGTGctggggaattaaaaaaaaaaaaaagggaaaaaaaaaaaaaaaagagtcctaTCTGCAAGGCCACGGGgtaacaggaagaaaagggaacGCGCTCAGAGCCAATTTAATTGTATCtgcatggttaaaaaaaaaattcttccgAGCGAGGAACTTCTCGGTCCCCTCGCCGCCTGCGCGGGCACGTACCTTACATACCGCACATCCAGCGCCCGCCGGAGGGTCCCCGGCCCCTCCTTATCGCCCCGCCGGCTGCGCTCTGTGCGGCGACGGCGATTgctcagggggaaaaaaaaaaaaatagtatcagCCCCTCCGTTTGTATCTGCTGTAGCTCAAGCTTTTACCAAGTCAAATCTCCACGGCAGTGCACAGCATCTAAATGAATAGGCCGGATGCAGATTAACATTCAGGCTGCTCTCTGCAATGAATAGAGCCCTTTGATTAGGGACCTGAAGTAAATGCCAGTTTCAAACCgaagctttaaaaacagagaaatatcaGTGCC
Protein-coding sequences here:
- the NACC2 gene encoding nucleus accumbens-associated protein 2 isoform X1, with translation MSQMLHIEIPNFGNTVLGCLNEQRLLGLYCDVSIVVKGQAFKAHRAVLAASSLYFRDLFSGNSKNAFELPGTVPPACFQQILSFCYTGKLTMAASEQLVVMYTAGFLQIQHIVEKGTDLMFKVSSPHCDSQTAMIEDPSSEPQSPCNQLQSASAPYVMSPSMPIPLLTRVKHENLELQAAAVPGLATKRPLEPAARDGAGGGGPAAGPLKLSRVSYYGVPNLATLLPNVQQVQYSQGERTSPGASSIPTTDSPTSYHNEEDEEDDEAYDTMVEEQYGQMYIKSSGGYSVAQEKPEQIPLENRSCVLIRRDLVALPASLISQIGYRCHPKLYSEGDPGEKLELVAGSGVYITRGQLMNCHLCAGVKHKVLLRRLLATFFDRNTLANSCGTGIRSSTSDPSRKPLDSRVLNAVKLYCQNFAPSFKESEMNVIAADMCTNARRVRKRWLPKIKSMLPEGMEMYRTVMGSTTNSVPLDPEFQPNSAQVFEQRIYAERRSDSGTIVALRTNTVNVDLSNGSSQSFEQSEDAEGAGSVIQEAAATDAMASDTQSTPQPFEQGSGSSSRPETPVRRQDGTYGGTL
- the NACC2 gene encoding nucleus accumbens-associated protein 2 isoform X2, with the protein product MSQMLHIEIPNFGNTVLGCLNEQRLLGLYCDVSIVVKGQAFKAHRAVLAASSLYFRDLFSGNSKNAFELPGTVPPACFQQILSFCYTGKLTMAASEQLVVMYTAGFLQIQHIVEKGTDLMFKVSSPHCDSQTAMIEDPSSEPQSPCNQLQSASAPYVMSPSMPIPLLTRVKHENLELQAAAVPGLATKRPLEPAARDGAGGGGPAAGPLKLSRVSYYGVPNLATLLPNVQQVQYSQGERTSPGASSIPTTDSPTSYHNEEDEEDDEAYDTMVEEQYGQMYIKSSGGYSEHAASNMGLSSVLSAWSIILQRNGIIALYAVFAFLCHGASLYSSRTKPILQDARRLWQDKAAGWSRRQLLPRRAMVPDSRCRATSVLPAGELQRRAAFLGVAGSASAVQPSRGSWSSRGRKVFLPGSCREKPGTARMRQELARETLSEAGIQEATSTSRPWQRVVEGGAGESLAQRRGSCSSGGMHRKKHRACRRGCR